Within Chaetodon auriga isolate fChaAug3 chromosome 7, fChaAug3.hap1, whole genome shotgun sequence, the genomic segment GGATTtcagggaaagagggaaaaagaggcAGGATGTGGTGGGTCAGAAACAGACTCGAGGTGGAGAAATAGTTcgagaaagaagacaaacaagaGGGGAAACGGAAAGGATTGGGTTCTAATATGTTGTCACCGAGTCCCTGAGAAAAACAGACGTTAGCAATggaaaaatgacttcatgtcATGTACTCTCGTTCATACTCTTCAGGGTGAATTAAGTCTTGATCACCTTATTTCTCCTCTTCATGATTGCCTACATGGGTTGGATTCAGGGAGGATTAAGCAACCAAATGATTTCAAGTTCACCTTCATAATGTGGAGACTGCAGCATTATTCTACTTTCCAGAGAGCGAAAGCTGCGATCAAAAATAGCAGCTGTTCCCAATACATGTCAATAAGAGCCCACGGAGCAGCAGAATAGCAGAAGTGCTGGGAAAGCCCTCAAAACAAAGCGACTGAGAAGGGTTTCTCTCAGAGCTGTCCACAGACTATTGattgtgtatttgtttatttgggCAGAAGGGAGCCCTGCGATCATGTTTCCCGAATCGAGGCAGATTACAGAAAGAAATACGATGCTGCATAAATTAGGCTGCATGATGTTACCCTTCTACTGAATTTCACGTCATAATGCTCCAGTAATTAGATTTGCTGTCTTGTGCATTAGGAATACAGACTGGCTATTAGTGACAAAGAGTAACATGAAGACAGGAGGGGTGAAATGTTCCTGTAATTTAAAAGGATCCGCCGTATGATTTTCACCATGAAGGCTTGACAAAAGACTGCGGATGCCATATCTCATCACTAAGGTCCCCTGTATTTAAAATATACTAACAGGCTATAGTCTTCTTTGGGCTGTCTTAATATCATAAGTCCTATTCTCTGAGGAAAAGAGGCTGTAATCCTTTCAAATCCAATAAGGGCATAAGGCTTTGAAAGTGACCTTGGTCACTCTGTGCAACCACTGTAGAATATTATTCATGCAGTCACTGTTTCACTGCAATAGAACATGCAGACTGGTTAAATTAATCTGTTAATATTCAGTACTTGTAGAGCAGCTTCCTGGGCCGTCTGTCATTCTTGGATGCTATCCAAAGGGACATCTTTAGTGTAAATTAACACGTTGGGGCGAGGAGAGTGTCGTTTAAACTGGAGATTTAGTTTTATGGTTATGTTCTTCAATGCTGCAGACACATGATCCTCTCGGGTGATGCTGGACTAATGTGAATCCAGACACTCTTCTAATGGGGGGCCATTACAGCCCACATTGCAAGAACTATTCATTTTTTATGAGAGGGGTAGATCTATTGGCGCCTTATGTCAGGGGCATTCACCCGTTACTGGTTACTTTGTCCATGCAGGATTCAGTAAAGGTGCAAGTTCAAAGCACAGCCCAGCTTTTTGGGGGGCGACGAGTCATAAAGTAGGGGTCTTGGAACTTGCAGGGATCCTTTAGAGGGTTACAGGCCCCCACCActtaagtactgtacttaagtgcaaATTTGAGGTACATGACATACGTGTATTTCTATTTTGTGCCACATTATACTACTTCTGCCCCTTTGCAATTAAGAGGGAGAcatacttttcactccactacacTTATCTGACAGCTTTCGTTTACTTAGGCTACTTTAAAGATTAGGATTTTCCATGCAAAACATGTGATCTCATGAGGCAGTGTGACAGCTCTAACTACCAACCAGTACATAAAATAGTTGAAATTAGCTCCCCTCAGCGTACTACAACTGCAAAATGCTACTTAAAATTGAATGCATGAGTCATTGCAATCTAATAATATGATATACTTTGTTTAAACGCTCACCTGGCCTATTTAACTGCATTATGATTatgtttacttttgatactttaaatgcattttactAATAATAATCACACTTTTACGTAAGTGACATTTACTTGTAATTAAGTGTTTCTATGTTGGAGTAttgatgcttttatttatgtaaagGATCTCGATATTTCCTCAAGCACTGCAGAATGAAGCCTAGTCTGATTTCACAGTCTATCCAAGCACAATGATTGCTCACTCTCTCATCTGTGGTTGTCACCCCTCCTACATGTACAGGATTCCCGATACATGAATTTTCCCAAACAGCACAAATCATGGAgctctgcagcaaacactgcagtcaTCTGAGGGGAGGTTGTTCATGTGAGATAGCTGGGGTCACAAGTCTCCTGAGGAGGACAGTTCAGGTGAGACAGTGCCAAGTGATGGGACAGTATGTGGGTTGCACTGGTGCAAGGACATGCtaggaaacagacagaaatgtcttcGCATGATAATGATGTAAGATTATTCATGATTCTCATCACTGCTCCCTCCAGGCACTGATGTTGCTCCACTCCTATCGCCCAAACCACAGCAGACAGGTCGTCCTCAGCGGGGGGCACCTGCCGTCCCGCTCCGCGCTGCAGTGGCTGTGAGAGCGGGTGATGAGcgcacagctggagagagaggcagacctGTAGCACCTGAGCGGACTTAAAACATTACAACATCGCACGCACGGCGGCCGCAACACGCGCATTGCTTTCCGTCCCGGGAGATCCAGAGATGATGCCCCGTGTGCCGCGCGGCGGCAGGACAACGCGCGGGACCACGGGCACCTTTCTGTCGGCATGTCTGCTCTCCGCTTGTCAAGCCCTCCGGAGCTGCGGCGAGGTCCAGTGCGGCGACGGCCAGCAGTGCTGTCCGCCCATCGTCACCGGGAACGGCAGCGCCAGCTCCACGGTGCGCTGCTGCAAGCTCCCCATCCACATTTTCTTCGACAACGTAGGCTGGTTTACGCGGAAGCTGTCGGGCATCCTGatcctgttgctgctttttgCCATGGGCTACTTCATCCAGCGGATCATCTGCCCGCGGCCCCGCCGGCACCCGCACCATGACCGCAGCGAGGAGCCCTCCCTCTTTCACGGGCACGCATCGGCGTCCCAGGACTCCCTGTTGGACCGGTACCCGGAGTGCAGCCTCGGGGATTTCGCCTCCCCGAACCTGCCAGCCTACGACGAGGTGAAATATTTGCCCACGTATGAGGAAAGCATGCAGGAGATGCACAGAGACCGGTCCGATGATAACTTGCTGTCGGAAAGCGAGAGGGGCGGTCAAGGCAGGGTGAGAGCGGCGGGACCGAGAGCCGGAGACCAGAGACGGGATGTCCTGGAGGTGTCAGGACCGCAACACAGCCCAAGGACATCTCGGAACTCTGTCTGAGGGGAAACAGAGACTGAGCAAAGCTGCAGAGACAATACAGCATTCTTCTTTTAATATCATCAGGGTAATTATCTTGCAGAGATATAAACTCAAGTGCAATTATAATCCTGAATGTTAAGAATAAAGGAAGGAGGCTGAGAAAATGTACGTGTTTTGTGAGATTATAGGGGATTACTCGCCTTTTGTATGCAAATGACCGCTTGGGTTAAAGCAAAGGAGATTATAAAATAAGCGAAGGCGGCTGAAATTGACGCTCTTTGTGATAGGGACAGCTAATTTGGCTCCGGTACAATCGCATTAAGTTTCACTTCAGCACCTCAATTTTCAGTGGCACCGTGAAACCGTTTTTCTTCTGTCAAATTCCCGTCCTTTCTTATAATGTTAATGCTAAATATTCTGCTGGACCCGTAAGACCTCCCTTTCTTTTATGTGTTCTTGATTGAATTTGCATACAAAAGGAAGAatattcagatttctttttttctctcagtaaCCTGAAATGTGcgctgaaagagagagaagggaggaataCCAATATTTTAATACTTTCTGAGGCACAAGGTTTTATCAGCCAGCTTTAGAGCCAGTTAATTTACAGCTTATCAGCATGAAAGCAGTGTTCTCTCGAACTGACTCAAATACatacatgcaggcacacacacacacacacacacacacacacacacactttactgGGGGCTGACAGGAGCATTTTATCAGTGACCTGAGCCATGTCTGATATGCCTGCTGCAAGTGTGCAGTTTTTCAAAGATGCTCTGATCCTGGGAGCCTTGCTGCCCCGAGGCTCCATGTATCAGTGTCTCCCATGTTTTGAattcaggagaagaagaagaaaaaaaaaacaatggcagAGATTACAGCTGGCATACTGATGGGGTGTAAGCTGCCAAGGAACAAAGTTGTATTTTGATGATAGCATGTCAGGCAAGATCACAACTGCTGCCCCAACGCTGCACAGCTCAGACCAAGCAAAAGAACGGACAATGGCACATCTAACAGAGAAGAAGGGTGAGACACAGACAAGAGGCAGAGTCGTCTTTGTTCTGGCAGAGCGGTCTTAAGATGCAGACTGAAAAACCCTTCAGATCTGCATGTATGGTGACTGTAAGTGTGGAACCGTCCTCTGCTAATTTGCATTTCTGACAAATGAGACAagaagtgtcttttttttttttgctgctgcaAACCGAACACtaagctgacacacacatctgacTGCATCAGGCTTAACAGTCTCTTTATCTGGATTAAAACTAAAGGCACATCTGCCATTAAGCGTCCATTAAAACGCCTCATTATGATATGAAATCAAGCTCATTTGTCATAGACACTTACTGAACGCGTGGTAGTCAGTCACACTCGCAATATGCTTGCTCAAGCTCAGATTTGAAGAAATGTCAGCACATGATTggtcaaaatgacagcaaatcTTCATCTGGGCTGCAAGTGACgattaatttcattattgaaAAACCTGCCAAGTGATATCATGATTGACTGATTCATGGCTGATCTGTAAAACGTCATGGAATAGTGAATAGGTTATAGGTTCACAGAGTGCAAGATGATGCTTGTTGtgtcaaattgcttgttttgtctgacaaacagtccaaaacacaatgATATTTAATTTACCCTCATAGAAAAACCACAgttattcacatttaagaggctggaaCCCGTCAATTATCAACATAGCGGCCAGCTAATCCTTTCAGCTCAAACATCCATTACATCAAACAAATCTCTCTACCCATggcaaacaaataaattaatttattcaGCTGTTAGAATGGGGAAAGTGTTTTTAGCAtctaaaatgtgcatttatttacaTGTCCTTACTTTAATGCTTCTTTAATTGTGCATAAGCAGGGATAAAGCATCCAGTGACCCTCAGCTCATTAGATCAACTCCACTGATTTATGCGAGAGGCTCCAGGGCGGTTTTGTGCCATCAGAAAGACTGATGTATACTCGTTAGGACAGTGTAATAAAAGCATTCTTATTCACCACAATAAGTGACACTTCAGTTTCTGTAAAATGTTTAGCTATTAAAATATGGACGAAGGAGGTACTGATAGAGCATCTGTATCCGCAAACCCAGACTTTACAATTAGAGACCTCAAGCTCCTCTAATGCCCCCGACAGAAAACGTCTGAGTGTGATTGTGGTGGCTTGTGTAATCCAATATAGCCAGACCATGATGGCAGAGCCACTAGTGAACACTGATGGCTTTCCTTTCCACAGGGAAAACTGCGGGTGGAGGGAGTTTGCActtaaaagcattaaaatccACACTTAAAACCCACTGATGGGGAGATGAGATGGAGTGAGACCCCCAAGATGTACAGCAGTCAAAGGctttggacacaccttctcatgCAGTGGCTTTTCTTTATTATCTACATTGTAGAAGAACAGTGAAGACATCAAAACTATGAAATAAGATGTGGAATTCTGTGGTAAACAATAAAGTGTgaacaaagcaaaatatgttttaatttttagaTTATTCAAAGTAGCCGATGTTTGCCTTGATGACACTGATGGCACTCTCTCACCAAGCTTTGAGGTAGTgacctggaatggttttcagtTCACAGGTGTACCTTGTCCACAGTTAATGAGTGGAATTTCTTGTGTTCTTAATGCCTTTGAGGCCATTAGCTCTGTTGTGCAGAGGTAGTGTTGGTATACAATAAACAGCCCTCTTCCTGTAGTAATACATAGCTGGTAGGAACTGCTCTAAGTGAAAAGGAATGACAGTCCATCGTTACTTTAAGACATTAAGGCCAGTCaaaatttcaagaactttgaatGTCTGTTCAAGTGCAGTCACAAAAACCATCGACCGCTATGATGAAAGATGCCAGATTAGAACccacataaatgcttcacagagttcaagtagcAACAACATCTcaacatttcatacatttcGCAGGAGCCTGCTTAAATCAGGCCTTCAAGGCCGAGTTGCTAAAAAGAAACCATAACTGAGGGAGACCAATAAGAGCAAGAATGAACTGCTTGCGTCAGGAAACGCAAAGAATGGACTTCAGACCAATGAAAATCTGTACTGAGGTTTTTGGTTTCAATCACTGATGTCTttgtgagaggcagagaaggtgAACGGATGCTATCTGCATGTGTGGCTCCCACCGTGGAGCatggaggaggtgtgatggtgtagGGGGTGCTTTGATGGTGACTGTTGccaatttattaaaaatgtaagaCACACTGAACCCATATGACTGCATAAGGCCTAGTCAGCCCTAGTAAACCCAGAGGAGAAGGTCTGGGATGAGCTGGACCACCgagtgaaggaaaagcagccaacaagtGCTCAGCATGTATGCAAACTCCTCCAAGGCCGAAAAGCATCCCAGATGACTCCCTCCTGAAGCTGACATCAGTTCAAGAGGTGGCTGCTTTGACGAATAAACATATTTAGCTTTTGTTTGCAACATAATTCCAGATGTATTATTCCAAAGTTTTGATGTCCTCAGTACTGACCTACAATGTAGAaaagaatataaataaatacaaaccaTTGAGAAACAAAGTGTGTCCAAACGTCTGACTGGCGATGCATGAAGACATGTGTGAGTGCTACTCATACCATAAGAGGTGTGAACGTTGCATTTCACCTTCTCCTTCACGGTCATTGCAGTTCACTGTGAACCGGCTCCCATATCCGAGCCGTGACAGCGGGTtcgagagcagagagagagggcatgAGCAGTCTTCCGCATCTCCCAGCATGAAATTTTAATCAGATCATGTAAAGGTGGGAAATCCCTCTGCAAGGGAAGATGACAGCAAGTCTCCTCAAATGCACATATTACAAATCCAGACAtatacagagacacagacagaaaaagcagacatgcacacagatgaacacaggGACGAATacacagcgcgcacacacacacacacacacacacacagaaaatagaTTCGGTGTAAGCAACAGCAGAACCTGTGCCAATGATCCAGTAACTCTGTTGCTCACTGGACCAAAGAACAGATCAACTATAAAGGTCAAATCAATGAGCATTATCCTTCTCATAAATTCTACATTATATCTGGGAAGTGTATTTTTGGGGGGGCTGTATTGTTTGGCTATCAATTGAATATAAGAGAACTTGCTACTAAATATGGGAATGCGGCTCTGTGGTTTAATAAAAGTGCAGAATCTATTTGGTATTTTGTGCTGTGtacttttaaaaatacaaaatgctgAGTGAGATTAAAAAGTCTAAAGACTGGCAGTCTAAACATGACTTTTCTATTCTTAATCTACTGATGAGGAGGGTAGAATTGAGTAAGAATCACCAAAAAATCCTCACATTGCAAAGACTGTGTGCAGTGCGCTTTGTATAGTTTGAGAGGAAGTATGCAATTcattttagttctgtttttcactgtgtgcGGCCGCTCTCAGTGGTAATGCATGTGAAACCTGACTCCTCGCTGATAAGTCTTTTCATAGATTAATGCTGCTGGATCTGGATGACTCTGGTTTATCACACAGTGAGTAGgcttggaaagaaagcagatgGAGGGAGTATAAtaagagaaagacagtgagtcagagagagaaacagggtaGAAGTGGCTAAAGGTGCAGGGtgctgagggggaaaaaagcaacaGCAAGAGAGAATGAACCCATTGATAGATTTTCCTACATCTACCGTCTTCTCTGATGTTTCAGCATCTGCAGCCGCGCTCAGTTTTTCAGGGACTGGGCCGATCACTTTCTACTGACTCTGTCCACATCATCGTGATACGGtcctgcagttgtttttttggagAGCCCTGAGACAGATCTTCTCCCTCATCCGTCCCTCCTGGGCCACTGGACGAGATGGATAGGCTATAATGGTCCGCTGATGTACTGGCCTTCTGCCAACCAGGGGGTGGAGCTGCATGGCAAGCGGTTGGTTTCACACCTCAGCAGAAAAGGAAATACAAGAATAACTCAAAGAGaagcacatactgtagatatattggactttaaaacacacatatgcacctAGAAATACCCTCTGGGTGCATGTACAAAGctgaaaaaacatcttaaagaCACTCTATGATCTTTGTAAAAAACCAGCGAAGCATGAAGACATTAAAGGAACACGATACAAAGAGGATATTCTGGCTGAATATACACAGCATTTCAATTTGTTTTATTACCTGACATTCTTTTTTTAGTGTTTACAGAAGGCAAAGTTTTGAATATATGAGCTATAAAAATATCTATAGATATAAAATACAAAGGCAAACATcactgacaagaaaacaaagcagtacATTTATGCACGACTGTGCACACCAAGTTAGTTTTGACAAATGGAAAAAGATAACAATCAACTTTGAACCTGCCACACTGAAATCACTGAGAGGCTGAGAAATACAGATACTCTTCAAATCATCCACCCGCAGTAACAGTGACATGCCACGTACAATGTTTTACATTACACAGCACATGAAACAAGACTGTTAAAGTCAAATTCAAGTGTCATATTCTTCGTGGTCTACTGAAAGACTACACATCTTCAAATGCTCCcttttgtttttacttgaaGTTAATGTACTTGGACCTAATGGTGGACACTGTACCTCAAGTACAGAACATTTTTTATTACTCTGAGGCCGAGCCAAACCGCCTCATATTCACCAAATGTCAAAAACACATGGGAATCACAATTTCTGTGAAGCCGATGTTTGAGAGAAAGGTCCGCTGAGCGTTAACGTCGCGAGGCCACGCTGCTCCTCACTGCGGCATTAGcagccttttctctttctttggcCAACTCCATCTCTATCTTCGCCTGGATTTTCTCCCAGTCCACCTCCACCTGGTAGAGACACATAAAGATGACATGAAATGCGAGTAGATAAGATACTGAATTTTGCTTTGATCAGTATGGGTTTGATAGAGCAAAGCAGCTAAATTAGTCAGAATATATGACAAAGCGCGGATCACACTGGATGCCTGAAAACTGTGGTGCATTTCAATGCTTTTCTCCTCCTGATCACACTGAGGAACTGTTTGCAGCATGAGGTGTCCATGAAATAATCCTGTTGGACAGCAACAACTTCAATGGCTGTCGTTGATTTTTGGTTTAGTTCTACTGGCTCTGACAGTGGAGAAAAAGCAGAAGTGACATCAAGTCTTTATCATCTCAGATTTAAACTTTATTGAACTGGAGGCACGCAGAGTGTAGAAGCAGAGCATAAATGCTGATAACCCATGGGAAACAATTACAAAAAGACACCCCCCAGTGCTAAAAAGTGGTCCAGTGTGATCGCTGCCCAAATCAATCAATGCAGTGCATCAGACGTGCTGCCCTGACCCACCCCGTCAGCGTACTGCAGGAATATCTTGATGTTCTCCTTCCTGCCAAATTTCTGTAGGAACTTCTGCCTATAGGCCAGCACGGTGTCCACATGGGTCTTGTGCTTGACGGCCAGCTCCAGAGCCCTGGACACAAAATGACAAGATGAAGACAGACATCCATCTTGTACGGAAAAACATGCTTCACCATAACTCTCACTTGAAGCTCATTTTAGACCTTCTCCCAAAAATACCCCTTATGAGGCTGAGAAAATGCTTCTAAAACATCTTTTACTGCCCCTCTccttccagctcctccttcacacacacatttagacaaaCAATGAGTTGTACCTCTCCCAGTTGAAAAGGTCAATGTTGATTTGTATGGCTTGGTAGATGAGACCACCTTGTAGGAGAGTGGCCTCGGCCTCCTGGACCTGACCGCTGAACAGCAGCATGTGGGCCAAAGACGACTCCTTAGACGGCTGCTCCTTTATGAAGTTGATGTAGCGCACCCTCGGTaactgaaagaggagagggaacggatgtgcagagagagaaaagaagactGTGAATGAGATATCTTATATTTGGTCTCTTTGACTGAATTATTCTATCAAAATCACTGGTGTTTACTTGTGTTGGAAGACCTGGCTAAAAATTGACTGAACTGGCCATTAACTAATGCTCTTACTTCTCCAATGGCAGCATAGGCCATCTCCGCTGTGGTCAGCTCCCTGTTTGCCATAGCCATACCAGCAAGACACGCCCACAAAGACTGGTCCTGCAGATAGATGGAGCAGAGGCCGTGagcatttttaaatgacaataTCTGACACAATGACCTGGAAAACAGCTTTTGAATAAATTTCCCTGTTTTCCATGTTATACCTTTTCACATATACAGATAAATATCATTTGACTACATATAACTTTTACTTAACCTTGCCCCAaaattttttatttcaaatacaaAGTCAGCAAGCAGTGATTAAGAATACAACAGAGCATGATggggtgtatgtatgtgcacgGGGACAGGGTATGATGGTGTCTTTATAGCCTCATGTACATCCTGCTCATATCCTGACAGTAGTGGTAGTCATGCTACAAGCCAGTAAGAAAACACGCacgacacacacaaacacaaaccttgACATTTGCCATACGCAACATCAATGAATGTCAACAAATGTGTCACCACTTTATTCTGTGCAGCtgcattcattaaaacaaagccTTAACCACCAATTGCCCATAAGTTGAGCAAACTTCACACTGCAGTCACCACTCTGTAATTCCCCCTTTAATCAGTGTCCATCACAGAGACAAACCGCTCTAATCGGAAACCACTCTTGGAAACAACAAATAACGCTGTCAGCCACTGCCGAGGTCATAAGCTTGATACAAAATCTAGACTACCTATCAGCTTCAGGCGAAATCCTCCTTTGGTGTGCCTGTATCATCGTCATGCTGTATGTTGTGTACAGtatgcctgtttgtgtgtttggctcTAAACTATTACCTGCATCACCTCCTATCAGGTGAAGGCTTACCGACAACAAGGACTGTGATTCTGGGAAAAGCCACACTGCCACCAAACTCCTTACCAGAAATAGAGGGGGGAGGGATCGAGCAAAAAGGCTTTTAAAACCAGTgcctctctctccgtctttgcctctgtctctctctctgttttgtccCACCCTCGTCTTGCTACTAGCC encodes:
- the c15h3orf80 gene encoding putative membrane protein C3orf80 homolog, with the protein product MMPRVPRGGRTTRGTTGTFLSACLLSACQALRSCGEVQCGDGQQCCPPIVTGNGSASSTVRCCKLPIHIFFDNVGWFTRKLSGILILLLLFAMGYFIQRIICPRPRRHPHHDRSEEPSLFHGHASASQDSLLDRYPECSLGDFASPNLPAYDEVKYLPTYEESMQEMHRDRSDDNLLSESERGGQGRVRAAGPRAGDQRRDVLEVSGPQHSPRTSRNSV